The nucleotide sequence CATCGGGTTTTAGGTGTGGTGTTGCCTGAGCTCCGTCAATTAAAACGGCCGCACCAACTTGATGTGCTTTTTCAACAATGAATTTTACCGGATTTACTACACCCAACGCGTTAGATATATGATTAACGGCAACTATTTTAGTATTTTCTGTCAACAGGTTTTGATACGCTTCCATATCCAAAGATCCATCTTTCAACATTGGAATTACTTTTAAAACCGCACCCGAATACTCGCAAGCAAACTGCCAAGGCACAATATTAGAATGATGTTCTAAATATGACACAATAATTTCATCGCCGGGTTTTAAAATTTGACCAAATCCGTTTGCTACCAGATTGATTCCAAAAGTGGTTCCGGCGGTAAACAACACCTCGAAACTGTTTTTTGCATTGATATGCTTTTGTATTTTTATGCGTGCTTCTTCGTAGGCATCGGTTGCAACTTGACTTAAATGATGCACCCCACGGTGAATGTTTGCATTGATTTCGTTATAGTATTTTACCTCGGCATCGATCACTTTTTTAGGTTTTTGCGAGGTGGCTGCATTGTCAAAATACACCAAAGGCTTTCCGTTAACCTGTTGGCTAAGTATAGGAAAATCTTTACGTATTTTAGTTATATCGAACTTCATAGGAATTTCAAAAAAAATTTATACAAAGGTACAACTATTAAATTATTTGACCGGTATTTTGGTTTTTGAATTTAGAATGATTGTAAATAAAAAGAGCCGTACAAAACTGTACAGCTCTTTTATATTTAACCAAAAACATTACATTTCTACAATAATAAACTCTGATCTTCGGTTCATTTGGTGTTCTGCTTCAGAACAATCAACACCATCTGCACAACCGTTTACCAGTTGTGTTTCACCGTAACCTTTCCAGGTTAATCGGTTACGGTTGATTCCATTTGAAATTAACCATTCTGCTGTTGATTTTGCTCGGTTTGACGATAATGTTTCGTTGTATTTATGCGTTTGGCGACTATCGGTATGCGAACGGATATCGATCTTCATTGTTGGATATTCTTCCAGTACCGCATATACTTTTGCTAACTCTAAAGCCGCATCAGGACGGATATAGTATTTATCTAAATCAAAATAAATCGGATTCAGATTCAATGCTTTAAACAAATCGTCGCCCGGTTTTAAAGGTATTTTTGCAGGTTCCAATATAATCTCCGCTTCGGTTATACCGCTTTCGTTTGGTAAAGTAACTTTTATTTCCTGTGTTACATATCCTTCTTTCTCTGCTTTAATATGGTAAATATCGCCACATTCATAACCGTGGTTGAAATTGTACGTTGGTGCAACATATATGTAGCTTGTTCCGTTTACGTTGTAAAAACCGTCTGCTAATGTTACCTTTGCATCAGAAATCAATTCTCCTGTTTTGGCATCTCTAACTTTTACGTGAAGTTGCTGGTTACAATCTAACACCAACGGACGAAGTTCTGTGAACGAGTAAATATCGTCGTTTCCTTTTCCGCCGTCTCTGTTAGAGCTGAAGAAACCGTTTTTAGTATTTCCGTCGATATAATACGCAAAATCATCAAATTCTGAATTGATTGGTGTGCCAATGTTCTGTACTTCTCCAAACGTTTCGTTGTCTTTGATATTTGCCGCAAAAACGTCTAATCCACCAAGTCCTACTCGCCCGTTGCTTGAAAAATACAATTCATTGTTCACAACAAAAGGAAATGTTTCTCTGCCTTCGGTATTAATACCTTCGCCTAGATTTTCAGGCGTGCCGTATTGATCTCCATTCACTGTAACTTTCCACAAATCTGCTTCGCCAAAGCCATTGGGGCGGTCTGATGAAAAATACAAAGTTCTTTCATCGGCACTCAACGTTGGGTGTGTGGTATTGAACTGATCGCTGTTAAAAGGCAATTCGGTAATATTTGCCCATTTACCATCTATTAGCTCAGCACGGAAAATTTTAAGTTTTGTATTTTTATTTGCATCATATCTGCGTTTTCCTTTCACGATATTATTGCGGGTAAAATACATCGTTTGTCTATCTTTAGTAATAATGGCAGACGATTCGTTTAAACGGGTTTTAACACTTTTAATTAAATTTACGTTATCTTGTTCGCCCACTTCGTTTACGTTTGCTTCATACAGGTTTGTAAAAGCATCTCCTGTCCATGTATGGCGTTTTTTAGCAAAATTACCCGTATCTCTGGCACTTGTATAATAAAACGTTTCGTTGTTTACAAAGCTTCCATAATCTGCATAAGGGGTATTAATTGCAAGATTAGCAATGTTTGAAATACGCCCAGAATTTTCTTTTATCTGTTTTTGAAGACTCTCTTCGTTTTTACGGATTTTAGAAATCTGTGCTTCACTACCTGCTTTTTTTACAAATGCATCGTAATATTTCTTTGCTTCTTTTTCATCGCCCACATTTTGAAGGGTGTGTGCATAACGGTATAAATACTCTGTTGATACATCACTCGAATTGTATTCAGAAAACAGTTTTTGATAGTATTTTTGAGCTTCGCTGTAACGTGCATTAAAATAATAAGCGTTTCCTAATTTTTCAACCAGTTGCTGATTAGAAAAACCTCTGTTAAACACTTTTTCGTACATTTTAATTGCGTCCATATACGCCCAACGGTCGTATCTTTTTTCAGCCGTGTTTAATCCTGCTTGTGCAAAACTGCTTGTGTTCCCTAAAAACAAAGAAAACACTAAAGCAATTACTGATAATCCTTTTTTCATTTCTTTAAATTTTTAGTAGAATCGCGGCGAATTAACGCGACTGTATCTGTTAAACAATTCAAAACGCATAAACACTTCGTGAGAACCGTTGTTATAACGTCCTAACTTGGTTGTTTCAGCATCATAGCTGTAGCCAATAAATAGTCCGTCGGTAATTTGATAACCAATTAATCCGCTCCACGCTGCATCCCAACGGTAAGCTGCCCCAAGGGTTAACTTGTCGTGAATCAAGAAATTTACTGTAACGTCTGCTTGCAAAGGTGCTCCTTCTGTTACCTTTAACAATGCTGCAGGTTTAAATTTCAAGGTTGGGTTCAACTCAAACACATGACCTCCCATTAAGTAAAAATTCATTCGTTGGTTCATTGAACTGTAAATGCTGCCGTTGTCAAACCTTTTGTTTTCTAAAAAGTTTGGTACAGATAATCCGGCGTAACTTTTTCCGTTATGCCAATAAATACCTGCCCCGATATTTGGAGAAAACTGGTTGTCGATATCTACCGCCAATAATGGATCTCCGGGGGTTGATTGTTTTAAACGAGAATATTCAACGTTTAACATATTAGCTGATCCCTTTACCCCAAAGCTTAATTTGCTGCCTTGGCGGTTTAAATCTATCGTATAAGATAAATCTACACTTATGGTATTTTCTTCGGTAACGCCTAAACGATCATTTACAAAGCTAACGCCCAAGCCCAATTTACTGTTACGAAGAGGGGTGTTTATTGAAAAAGAGTTGGTTCTTGGAGCTCCTTCTAAGCCTACCCACTGCGTACGGTGTAAGCCAAAAATACTTAAAGCTCCCCTACTACCTGCATACGCGGGGTTAATATTTATAGTATTGTACATATAATGCGTGTACTGGGGGTCTTGCTGGGCGTGCATTTTTGTACACCCTAAACTTAACAAGACTCCTGCTAATACTTTATTGAAAATATGTGAAAATTTCATAATCAGTATTATTTAGTTGTTTCTAAATGTAGATAACCTGCTTGCTCAATAGGATAAACGCTACCGCTACCTAAGTCGTAATTGTATTTAATTACATACCAGTACGTTCCTGTTGGTAACATTGAGCTTTTACTAATCGTTACACGACCATTGGCAAATCCTTTGAACGTGTTGCCATTTGAGTTATAATCTTTGGTTTCATAAACCAATACACCCCAACGGTTAAAAATCTCTACTGTGTTGCCTGGATAACATTCGATACCTTTTAATACCAATTCATCGTTATAACCATCTCCATTTGGCGTTACGGCATTGAAAACTTCAATTTTACATGATAAATGAATTGTTTGGGTATAGCTTGTGTTGTTTCCACAACCGTCGGCTGCTGTCCAGGTTCTCAAGATGGTGTATTTTGTATCGCCACACTCGCTTGGAACTACTTCGTCACTTACCGTTACCGTTGCCACTCCACAATTATCTGTAGCTTTTAATACTTCTGCATCTTTTAGATCTTCACATTTTATGAAAATTTCTTTAGCTGGAAGTTCGCTTACAAATTCTGGTGCTGTGGTATCCTGAACAGTAATTGTTTGAATATGTTCAGTAGTATTACCGCAAGCATCTGTTGCTATCCAAGTTCTAACCAGTTCGTAGTTATTAGGACAGTTACCATCTATACGCTTTTCTGTGAATGACACAGTAGCTTTACTACACAAATCATCGGCGGTTAATGATTCTACTTCAGGCATTGGATCAGAACATTCAATAGTTCTGTCTTGTGGTAAATTCATATTAAATACCGGCGCCGTAGTATCTACAATGGTAAAGGTTGCCGTTGTTTCGCTTGTATTGCCACAAGCATCGGTTGCCGTGAAAATTACTATTGCACTCCCTGTTTGTCCGCAATCTTTTGATAATCCGGTAAAGTTATTTGTCCAAGTTAATCCTGCGGAACAACTATCTGTTGCAGTTGCTCCGGCACGGTTGTTTAACCAAGCTGATAAATCACTGTTATTTCCGGTTCCATCACATTCTACTACTAAATCTTGAGCTTCTGTAATAAAATCAGGTGCTGTAGTATCTTGAATTGTAAATGTTGCTTGTTTGCTTACATTGTTTCCACAAGCATCGGTCGCGGTAAACTCAACGGTAGTTTTACTTGTGCTTCCACACAATACCGCGGTATCAATTACAGAATAACTGTAAGTTACTGTTCCGCAAATATCGGTTGCTACGCTGTTTCCGTAAGATGCTAACCAAGCGTTGTACGCTGTGGTATTGCCCGATCCGTCACATTCTACTACTTCGTTTTGAGGCTCAGTAGTGAATACTGGTTTTGTTGTATCTGCAATTGTAAATGTTGCAACTGCTGATACATTATTTCCACAAGCATCGGTTGCTGTGAACGTTACTGTTACGCTGCCTGTTGCACCGCATAATGCTGCGAAGTTGGCAGGATCGTAATCGTTTGTCCAGGTTAAGTTGGCATCACACGTATCGGTTGCGGTTGCTCCGGCATTACTTGTTAACCATGCTTGTAATTCTGCTGAATTTCCTGAACCGTCACACTCAACTGTTTTGTTTTGTGCCGCTTTTACTAGTGTTGGTGCAGTAGTATCTTCGATTGTGAATGTTGCTGTTGTTGTTACAACGTTTCCGCAAGCATCACTGCCTGTAAAGATTACTTCTACACTGCCTGTGTTTCCGCAAGCTGCTACAAAATTAGCCGCATTGTAGTTGTTGGTCCAAGTTACTGTTGAACAACTATCACTTGCTTCTGCTCCGGCATGGTTTGCCAACCAGTTGTTTAAAGCTTGCGTAGTGTTTGCACCACACTGAACTGTTAAACCTTGTGCTGGTTTTGTTAATATTGGTAACGTGGTATCTACTACACTTACAGTTGCCTGAGTTGTACTTATGTTTCCACAAGCATCGGTTGCTGTAAAGGTTACCAACGCACTACCTGTGTTGCCACAAGCCGTTGTTGTTAAACCATTATAGTTATGCGACCAAGTTACTGCTCCACAAATATCGGTTGCAGTTGCCCCACCCTGGTTGTTTAACCACGTATTGATTTGATTTGAGGCATCGGTACCACATTCAATTGTTAACGCTACTGCTTCTGTTGTAATTACAGGAACGGTAGTATCTTGAATAGTGAATGTTGCTTGTTTGCTTACATTGTTTCCACAAGCATCGGTCGCGGTAAACTCAACGGTAGTTTTACTTGTGCTTCCACACAATACCGCTGTATCAATTACAGAATAACTGTAAGTTACCGTTCCGCAAATATCGGTTGCTACGCTGTTTCCGTAAGAAGTTAACCAAGTATTGTATGCTGTGGTATTGCCCGATCCGTCACATTCTACTATTTCGTTTTGAGGCTCAGTAGTGAATACTGGTTTTGTTGTATCTGCAATTGTAAATGTTGCAACTGTTGATACATTATTTCCACAAGCATCGGTTGCTGTGAACGTTACTGTTACGCTGCCTGTTGCACCGCATAATGCTGCGAAGTTGGCAGGATCGTAATCGTTTGTCCAGGTTAAGTCGGCATCACACGTATCGGTTGCTGTTGCTCCGGCATTACTTGTTAACCATGCTTGTAATTCTGCTGAATTTCCTGAACCGTCACACTCAACTGTTTTGTTTTGTGCCGCTTTTACTAATGTTGGTGCAGTAGTATCTTCGATTGTAAATGTTGCTGTTGTTGTTACAACGTTTCCGCAAGCATCACTTCCTGTAAAGATTACTTCTACACTGCCTGTTGTTCCGCAAGCTGCTACAAAATTAGCCGCATTGTAGTTGTTAGTCCAACTTACTGTTGAACAACTATCGGTTGCTTCTGCTCCGGCATGGTTTGCCAACCAGTTGTTTAAAGCTTGCGTAGTGTTTGCACCACACTGAACTGTTAAACCTTGTGCTGGTTTTGTTAATATTGGTAACGTGGTATCTACTAAACTAACTTCTACTTCGTTAGATCCTGTGAAGTTTCCACAAGCGTCTGTTACAGTAAAAATTACTTTGATTGGAGCTCCACAAACAGACAATTGACCTGTATAATTGTGTTTCCAAGTCATTAATCCGCAAATGTCGTTTGCTTTTGCACCTCCATTATTAGACAACCAAGCATTTAACTCGTCTTCGATGTTTTTTCCACATTCTATCACTAAATCAACAGGTTGAGTAGTTAAAGTTGGTGGAGTTCTATCGAAAATTGCATACGTTGCTTGTTTTATGGTAATATTACCACATTCATCTTTTGCAATAAAATCTACAATAATGGTTCCTGATCCTCCACAAATCGTGTTGGTATCTTCAATTAAATGTGTAATGGTTACAGTACCACAATTATCGGTTGCTACTGCACCGGCATTAGCTGCCAACCATGCATGGAATCCTTCTGGTCCGTCTAAGTTTCCTTTACCATCACATTCTACTACTTTATTTTGAGGTTCCGTTGTAAATACCGGCTTAATGGTATCTTCTACTGTAATAACTTGTGTATGCGTTGTTGTATTACCACAGGCATCGGTTGCTGTCCATGTTCTGGTTAACACATAGTTGTTAGCACATGATCCGCTATCTACTCTTGTTTCTACTAAAGTTGCAGTTATAGCTGTTGCTGAACAACTATCTTTTGCTGTTAACGTTGGTGCTGCTGGTACGGCTGCATCACAAGAATACGTTACATTCTCTGGTAAAGCTTCAACAAAAACAGGTTTTGTAGTATCAGAGATTGTAATTATTTGTACGTAATCAGTACTGTTACCACAAGCATCGGTTGCGGTGTACGTACGCGTTAATGTATAATTATTTGTACAAATAGAACTTACATTAGATTTAACATCGTTTACAGTAATTGTTACTGTTCCGCCGCAATTATCGGTTGCTGTTAATGTACCTTCAACCGTTGCAGGTATTTCTGATTCGCATGATACTGTTACATCTGTTGGTAATGCACTGGTAAATACAGGTTTTGTTGTATCTTCTATTGTGAATGTTGCATTAGTAGTTGATGCATTTCCACAAGCATCGGTTGCCGTAAAAGTTACCGTTATACTTCCTGCATTTCCACAAGTAGATACAAATGGAGCAGTCGCACCATTGTTTGACCAAGTTACCGCCCCACAATTATCGGTTGCTATTGCACCTCCGTTACTTGCTAACCAAGCATTAAACTCGGCTTGATAACCTGTAGAGCTACATTGAACCGTTTTGTTTTGAGCATTTGTAGAAATTAACGGAGCTGTTTTATCATCTACTATAATAGTTTGTGTATATGTTGTTGCGTTTCCACAAACATCTGTTGCTGTCCAAACTCTTGTTAATGTGAAGTTATTTGCACAACTTCCAGGAGTAGTTGTCTCAGCTAAAGTTACCGTTGCTGTACCACAATTATCGGTTGCCGTTAATGTTGCTGCCGCAGGTAT is from Flavobacterium dauae and encodes:
- a CDS encoding PorP/SprF family type IX secretion system membrane protein — protein: MKFSHIFNKVLAGVLLSLGCTKMHAQQDPQYTHYMYNTININPAYAGSRGALSIFGLHRTQWVGLEGAPRTNSFSINTPLRNSKLGLGVSFVNDRLGVTEENTISVDLSYTIDLNRQGSKLSFGVKGSANMLNVEYSRLKQSTPGDPLLAVDIDNQFSPNIGAGIYWHNGKSYAGLSVPNFLENKRFDNGSIYSSMNQRMNFYLMGGHVFELNPTLKFKPAALLKVTEGAPLQADVTVNFLIHDKLTLGAAYRWDAAWSGLIGYQITDGLFIGYSYDAETTKLGRYNNGSHEVFMRFELFNRYSRVNSPRFY
- a CDS encoding cysteine desulfurase codes for the protein MKFDITKIRKDFPILSQQVNGKPLVYFDNAATSQKPKKVIDAEVKYYNEINANIHRGVHHLSQVATDAYEEARIKIQKHINAKNSFEVLFTAGTTFGINLVANGFGQILKPGDEIIVSYLEHHSNIVPWQFACEYSGAVLKVIPMLKDGSLDMEAYQNLLTENTKIVAVNHISNALGVVNPVKFIVEKAHQVGAAVLIDGAQATPHLKPDVQDLDCDFYVFSGHKICGPTGTGVLYGKEAWLNKLPPYQGGGEMIKEVTFEKTTYACLPHKFEAGTPNIAGGIVLGVAIDYLNEIGFDNIAAYEQELLTYGTEQLSKLNGIEFYGTTAEKASVISFNFKGIHPYDVGAIIDKLGIAVRTGHHCAQPIMNYFDIPGTIRASFAFYNSKEEIDAMIEALKKAQMMLQ
- a CDS encoding OmpA family protein, yielding MKKGLSVIALVFSLFLGNTSSFAQAGLNTAEKRYDRWAYMDAIKMYEKVFNRGFSNQQLVEKLGNAYYFNARYSEAQKYYQKLFSEYNSSDVSTEYLYRYAHTLQNVGDEKEAKKYYDAFVKKAGSEAQISKIRKNEESLQKQIKENSGRISNIANLAINTPYADYGSFVNNETFYYTSARDTGNFAKKRHTWTGDAFTNLYEANVNEVGEQDNVNLIKSVKTRLNESSAIITKDRQTMYFTRNNIVKGKRRYDANKNTKLKIFRAELIDGKWANITELPFNSDQFNTTHPTLSADERTLYFSSDRPNGFGEADLWKVTVNGDQYGTPENLGEGINTEGRETFPFVVNNELYFSSNGRVGLGGLDVFAANIKDNETFGEVQNIGTPINSEFDDFAYYIDGNTKNGFFSSNRDGGKGNDDIYSFTELRPLVLDCNQQLHVKVRDAKTGELISDAKVTLADGFYNVNGTSYIYVAPTYNFNHGYECGDIYHIKAEKEGYVTQEIKVTLPNESGITEAEIILEPAKIPLKPGDDLFKALNLNPIYFDLDKYYIRPDAALELAKVYAVLEEYPTMKIDIRSHTDSRQTHKYNETLSSNRAKSTAEWLISNGINRNRLTWKGYGETQLVNGCADGVDCSEAEHQMNRRSEFIIVEM